In one window of Henckelia pumila isolate YLH828 chromosome 1, ASM3356847v2, whole genome shotgun sequence DNA:
- the LOC140874767 gene encoding dynein light chain 1, cytoplasmic-like, whose product MLEGKGLVEDTDMSLKMQIQAMSFASQALDLYDVLDYKSIAAHIKKEFDKEYGNGWQCVVGSNFGCFFTHKKGSFIYFTLETLNFLIFKASSSPPSSP is encoded by the exons ATGTTGGAAGGAAAAGGTTTGGTAGAGGATACAGATATGTCATTGAAGATGCAGATCCAAGCAATGAGTTTTGCTTCCCAAGCTCTGGATCTGTACGATGTCTTGGACTACAAATCTATTGCTGCCCACATCAAGAag GAATTTGACAAGGAATATGGGAATGGATGGCAATGTGTGGTGGGATCCAACTTTGGGTGCTTTTTCACGCATAAAAAGGGGAGTTTCATATACTTCACACTTGAAACACTCAACTTCCTCATCTTCAAAGCCTCTTCATCTCCTCCCTCTTCTCCTTGA
- the LOC140874766 gene encoding probable inactive nicotinamidase At3g16190 isoform X2, with product MHIQTCTRRIKVPKIRCKVILWSCLRVVREHDPRGRDVELLRRHMYASDEPKPVSKGSHGAQLADGLLMEECDYKLVKTRFSAFFNTNLHSYLKALGVHNLVITGIQTPNCIRQTVFDAVSFDYSSITVIVDATAAATPDIHNANILDMSNVGVATPTLEEWCGGCVL from the exons ATGCATATACAAACATGCACGAGGCGAATTAAGGTTCCCAAAATTCGCTGCAAAGTGATTTTGTGGTCTTGTCTACGG GTGGTACGTGAGCACGATCCTCGAGGGAGAGACGTAGAGTTACTGCGCAGGCATATGTACGCTTCCGACGAGCCAAAACCCGTTTCTAAAGGGAGCCACGGGGCACAACTGGCTGATGGGCTGCTGATGGAAGAATGCGACTATAAGCTTGTGAAAACACGTTTTAGCGCTTTTTTCAACACTAACCTTCATTCATACCTCAAGGCCCTTGGAGTCCACAATTTGGTCATCACCG GTATCCAGACTCCCAATTGTATCCGGCAGACCGTCTTCGATGCGGTGTCGTTTGATTATTCATCCATTACTGTTATAGTCGATGCCACCGCTGCCGCAACTCCAGATATCCACAATG CTAATATTTTGGACATGTCAAACGTTGGAGTGGCGACACCGACATTGGAAGAATGGTGCGGTGGGTGCGTCCTTTAA
- the LOC140874766 gene encoding probable inactive nicotinamidase At3g16190 isoform X1, translating into MVEPDLHRKNAALLVIDMQNDFILPSSTIHLQGAEAIVPNVVKAVEVARSRRIHVIWVVREHDPRGRDVELLRRHMYASDEPKPVSKGSHGAQLADGLLMEECDYKLVKTRFSAFFNTNLHSYLKALGVHNLVITGIQTPNCIRQTVFDAVSFDYSSITVIVDATAAATPDIHNANILDMSNVGVATPTLEEWCGGCVL; encoded by the exons atgGTTGAGCCTGACTTGCATCGGAAGAACGCAGCTCTGCTTGTCATCGACATGCAG AATGATTTTATATTACCAAGTAGCACGATTCATCTACAAGGTGCCGAAGCTATCGTTCCAAATGTAGTGAAGGCAGTTGAGGTTGCTAGAAGCCGGCGCATTCACGTTATTTGG GTGGTACGTGAGCACGATCCTCGAGGGAGAGACGTAGAGTTACTGCGCAGGCATATGTACGCTTCCGACGAGCCAAAACCCGTTTCTAAAGGGAGCCACGGGGCACAACTGGCTGATGGGCTGCTGATGGAAGAATGCGACTATAAGCTTGTGAAAACACGTTTTAGCGCTTTTTTCAACACTAACCTTCATTCATACCTCAAGGCCCTTGGAGTCCACAATTTGGTCATCACCG GTATCCAGACTCCCAATTGTATCCGGCAGACCGTCTTCGATGCGGTGTCGTTTGATTATTCATCCATTACTGTTATAGTCGATGCCACCGCTGCCGCAACTCCAGATATCCACAATG CTAATATTTTGGACATGTCAAACGTTGGAGTGGCGACACCGACATTGGAAGAATGGTGCGGTGGGTGCGTCCTTTAA